In the Orcinus orca chromosome 19, mOrcOrc1.1, whole genome shotgun sequence genome, tggttatatacccaaaagtgggattgctggatcatatggtagttctagttctaattttttgaggaccctccatgctcttttccatagtggctgcgctATAATTGCTGTCCCTAAATGCTGGACCATAGCCCTTCAGGCACAAGCACCACATTATACTAACAGCGGGCACCTAGGTCGCCTCTAGTTCCTGCTACCCAAACAGCACTGCCGTGAACATCTCCACAGTGTCCCAGTGAGAGAATTTCTCTGgtatgtatacccagaagtaggactgCAGGAATTGTGGTATACACGCACTTTTAATTCCACGAAATACCTTGCGGAATGGCTATTCCAATTTATGCTCCCATCAGCGTGCATATAAGTTTCCCATTtcccccacatccttgccagcacttgacTTTTCCGCTCTCATTTTTGTCAACTGAATGGGTGTAAAGGGATGGTTCACTGATGTTTGTTTTAAGTTGCATTTCTCTCCCTACTAGTGATTATAAGCATGTCTTCATATGCACATTGGACCCCTGGGGTTCCTCTTCTGTGAACTGCTGTTTATATCCTTGGCTACTTCCCTAGTAGATTTCCTATCTATTTCTTCATCTCTGGGCTCCTTTGGTGCTGAATGTCTTCTGTTTGTCCCTCCACATCCACTGTCTACCCTTCTCCATGTCATTCTGTGGCCTCAGAGGCTGAGTTGTATGGCTGCATCAAAGTGTTCCCTTGCCATCTGGCTTCAAGCCCTGGAAGGAGatcagagggaggaagaggagggaaatgAAGATACTgactccccagctccctccctgctgGGTAGCTGTGGGCTAACTGCCTTCTGCAACCACAAGTCACAGACTGAAAAAGTCACGGCTCCCAGAGGCCCTCTCCAttcagctttctctttctctgggctCCTGAAGGTGCCACCAGCTCGCCACTGTTGGGATACCTGGGTCCCTGCCCTATTTCTCGCGGCTTCCTTAATCCTGCTTACAGGATTTTGTAAATCATCTCTTTATTAAAACACCTTCCAATTACCCATTTCATATATGCCATCTGTTTCTTGCTGGGAGCCTAACTGATACATTGTCACTGAgctgaaatttttaatttgcacactgtcaatttcactgattttgtgtgtgtgtgtgtgtgttatggtaTGTGCTTTGGGGTTCTTATTTTTGAAGCCCTTCTGTACTCATAGGTAAaagattttccttccttttttcccattatttttgtaattttaacttttatattaagTCTTGAATCTATACAGCATCCACCTTTGCATGTGTTGTtgggtatcaatttttttttcttaatatggaGAGCCACTTTTCCCAATAATGTCTTTCCTCCATCAACTTGAGATGCCTCCCTTATTATATATTAAGTTCCCATTTATGCATAGTTCTGTCTCCAAGCCCCCTGTTCCAtaccattggtctatttgtctgttctgtaaaattaccatactgtctttatgaATATGGCTTTGCAATATATTCTAATGCCTGGTAAATCTGGTTTccctttctttcaatttttaccctttttttcccaaattgaCTTTTATCGTTTTTTAAAGATTGTTGagttgcttttaaaaatccagcTGAAACTTGTATTTTTATCACATTGAATTCCTATATGAATTTGGCaaggattttaattttgttcttgtATATTCTTTATATGTCACTGTGATGATAGGTAACAGATACACCTCCTAAATCCTCTTATTAGGTCTAATTGTTTATTGATATTGATTTTCCATGTGAACGATCATATTGTTTTATCTCTTCCCTTCATAGAtatacttttctctctttctcttctcacctTCCTCCTGCCTAGAATGTGTCACAGATGGAGTGGGGCAGTCATCTTGGAACAGGTGATAGAATTCATATGCTGAGAACAGTAGAGCAACAATACAGAAGCAGCCAAGGTCCTaaaagattttatcataaataggtgtggAGCTTTtgccaagtgctttttctgcatcatgtAATCTTTTCTTTTGTGCTCCATTAATGTAGTCTTCTGTACTCCCTGTGTCTATCTTATGAATAGATTTTTCTGTTGTTAAAGCATCTTTGAGTTCTTACTCAAGGCATAGATGTTACTTGAACATGTTATCTCTCTTAATACACCATTTAATTGGGCTAATTTTTTATATAGGAATCTTACATTTTTTGGTCATTATAGCGAAAATACTCtatttgaaatttgttaaaacttgccttatgggggcttccctggtggcgcagtggttaagaatccgcctgccaatgcaggggacacgggttcgagccctggtccaggaagatcccacatgccgcgaagcaactaagcccatgcgccacaactactgagcccgtgctctagagcctgcgagccacaactactgagcctgcgtgccacaactattgaagcccacaagcctagagcccgcgctccgcaacaagagaagccaccgcaatcagaagcccacgcaccgcaatgaagagtagcccccgctgactgcaactagagaaagcccgcgtgcagcaacgaagacccaacacagccaaaaataaaaataaaataaataaatttattttttaaaaaaacctgccTTATGGCCCAGTATttgctcaattttttaaaaaatgtaccagtatacttgaaaagaatgagtATTCTGTAGCTGGTGAGTGCACTATACTAAATGTGTCCATTGGATCATTATACTTCAACCTGGCATTCAAAACATCTGTATACTTAGTGATTTTTCAGTCTGCTTGATACAGAGGTGCATTCCAATCTCCTACTATGAATatagatttgtctttttgtacttccagattttttatttcatgtattttgtggCCATGTTATTCTGTGCACATATATTTAACATTGGTGTATCTTCCTGTTGAACTAAACCTTTTATCATTAGGAAGCGACCCACTTTATCTCgaataataatttttgttataaagtgtactttataagaaaattatctggggacttctttggtggtccggtggttaagactccacgctcccaatgtaggggtcctgggttcgatccctggtcaaggaactagatcccacatgcatgccacaactaagacctggcacaaccaaataaattaatttttaaaaataagataattatttGGTTAGAATTTTCCTAACATATCTTTCTCATACTTTCGCTTTCAACCTCTCTCTTTAGATGTGTCTCTTGGGCATGTGGTTGGACTTTACCTTTCATTCTGTCTGTAAGTtcatgtcttttaaaaacataatttagggaattccctggcagtccagtggttaggacttggtgctttcactgtagTGACccgaggttcaatccctggtcagggaactaagattcccgcaagccgcacagtgcagccaaaataaataaataaagaggtagatagatagatagatgacagattaTTTAGTCTTTTGTATTTAATATAATCATCAACATATTTGGATTCATAactctttattttgatttttcttatctacttgttctgtttttctctcctttcctgccaCCCTTTagattgttttttcttcattttttcccctttataaatTTGGAAGTTAAAAGCTCTGTTTCTAAGGGATTAACCTAAAAATTACAACAATGGTAGGAGAAACTGTCTGTACTCTGCTGTTTCAAATCAGAGAGTGTTACATAATTATATCCTCCATATCTGTTCTTCTGtaacctttttcctttctaaaatcaTGTACCTGTATTTCCTTTATTCTCCTTCATATTTGTTATTTACCTTTTCCAAGAATCAGATTTTGTTTTTACTGATGatatctacatttttattttctagtgcattaagttttgcttttttcaagTGTCTTAAGTTAAAAATAAGCTTATTTCCATTCagcctttcctattttttttaataaatgtgctTAAGGCTATATACTTTTCCTCTGGGGAATTGCTTTATACCATCGCACAATCTCAGTCTGTAGTGTTCTCCTTGTTCACTTCTAAACCACTTgactgtttcatttttattttttttaaactcaagttATCTAGAAAGATGGTGAGTCATGTATATGTTGACAGATCTTTTTTAGCTatacttttgtgtttatttctaacTTGATTTTACTGTGGTCAGAGCACTGATCCTTTTTAGAATTAGTGGAGGTCTCATCTGTGGGTTAATTTGTCCATTTTGGTTGATAAACCCATAAGCGTCCATAAAGTCTTCATCTGTTTGTCCTGTTAACTCCCATCTGGGTTGTGGATTCTATTTGCTGTGGTTTTCTCTTCCATGGTATTGGTTTTCCTCCCATGTTGGTGATTCTGGGTTGTGGGTTCACCTTTGCATTTGTTGTATTTGTTCCCTAACTGTGGGTGCTGCTTCTGTTCACACTGGGGTGGTTCTGTTCCTGGGGGCATGGCTGGAGGTAGGATGATCCcagtgaaaccaagcaggaccctgcggggacctcccaggtacaaaagccCCTCCATGTCCCCCGTCTcttgtttataaaaaataataataataaaatgctgtACTCTCCCAAgcctcccctgagtcacaaaaAAACAAGCTTAAGAagttaatgattaggacaatagaagcacagaatctttagttcctccctgaagGACATAGACAATAGTGTCTGAGGCACactcctgagttgttttgcagatactaaaaccaccaccaaatggaaaaaGTTAACTGCACAGTGACCAGACTGTAGTCATGACACAAGCTGCTCCACCTTGTACGATTCAAggactggcctcaaggaaatgggaccaaaccgaccctggaactgaagattaactatacttgaaacaatcaagatgatgctgatcagacctccgcatgaccaatttcaaggcGATTATCAGAGCTAACTGTGctgttctgcatgtagccccctgcCCTGCCTACGTACCCatgaaactcccctttaaaagccCGTGCGCCCTGATCAGCAAGGGGAAGTTGGTTCTTTGACACATGAGTCCACCTCCTCCCCAGGACTGCCAGCTTCCTCAGTAAAGCTATATTTCCTTTTACCCAGCACTTGTCTCTCAGGATTGGATCCTTGAGAGACAAGCAGCCCAAACTGAGTTCAGTAACATCAGTAACGAATGCCGCTTTacagctgaggctcagggagcaGAATAACTTGCCCTAACTCACATACCTGTAAATAACAAATCCAGGCCACCTGGCCCAAAGCCCAGACAGTTCTCAGGATGACCCGCTGCCTGCCCAAGGCTATCTAGTGCCAACCAGCCCAATCCCAATTCCTAATCCCCAACAACAAGACAACTCAGAATATTTCATATAGTTCTCTTCTTTTTACTCTAAAAAACAAGTTGACAATAATAACCTGCAAACCACAGAAAGTGGCATGGGTTTCAATCTCTTCGCCCCTCCAAACATCAGTCTACATTCCTCAGACACTACCCTTCCCTCTAAATCTTAGATGAAAATCCAAAAGCCCCCAGATAGGAGGGTCCCCAAACCAGGAGCCCTATGGCAGGTAAAGGCATTGAGGAAATAAATTAGGGGGAGAGGAGGCTGCTAGTTTTCGCTGTCCCTGTCCCGCTGTGTCTCGCAGACCCACCGGTAGGGCCTCTGACAGACGTCATCGTTCCAGCGGCCGTCGTCCGTGAAGTGGGCACAGTCCTCACCTCCTCCGAGCCCGTGCCCATACCAGTCGTCCGGCTGCTCTGGTCTCCAGTTCCTAAAGAGACCAGATGGATGCAGGCCCGAGGGGCCCAGACCTTCAGACAAGCCGAGCAGCCCCTGGCGCCCTGGGACCCGCCAGGCTGGGACGCACGCCAGGCTGGGGCACAGGCGGAGGGCAGAGCTGTGGGGCGCACACACTCACTTGAAGCCCGACTCATAGTCTGTCCCGTCCACCCATTTCCAGGGCCCGTTTTGGTCAGTGAGGCCCATCCAGGTGTTCACAGGGCCCATGTGGTGCTGGATAAATTtctggagagagaggaggggctggTGATCTCTCCTTAGACCTGCCAGCCTCCCAGCCGTGCCCCGCCTGGCCCTCACCTGCTCCTCCCAGGAGCCCACCACCACCAGGTGGGCGTCCTCCAGCTGGCAGTACTTCTCAGCCTCGGGCCAGGGCTTCCCCGAGCGAGAGAACCAGTAGCATTTGCCTTCAAAGTCCACCCAGTTCACCGGGCAGCAGGTCCTTTCAGAgcctgtgggggtggggggtgggggcgggggcaggcagagggagggtgAGGGGCTGAGGGGAAGTGGGCAGGAAAGCGGGGCTGGGCAGCACCCACCCCCTCACCGTTGCCCTGGAGGACGGCCATCTGACAGCTCAGGCTTCGCAGGTCAGACACAAACTGCTTCACGTGGAGCAGCAAGCTGGAGTGATCTGGGGAGAtggagggcagagggggaggggaatgagtgggggaggggactgggaAGGCTCTGTCGTCTGCGTGCTGGGGCGTGAAAATGGATCACAGATGCTCCTGCCGTAAGGCCCCTTGGTTTGGCCTGAGAGACCCCTGTATCCTGCATGCGGAAGCGCGCGCACGCACGCTCCCTCGCTGACCTTCACTCAGGTCCTGCTGCTGTTTCTCCAGTTGGGACTCCAGGGACTTCATCTTTCTGCCCACATTTCCTCCTAGAGGAGAGACTTGCTCAGTGTCCCAATGTCCCTACATTCCCagcccccccagccccagccctcctcACCCTGGACGCTCAGGGCCTTGACCTTGGCCTCCGTGCTCACTGTGAGGTTGCTGAACGTTTCTCTCAGGGCCCGCAGCTCCTCCTGCAGCTTGGAGTCTGGGCAGAAGAGGGTGTGGATAGGACAAAATTAGGAGGTTGTGTCAACCATCACAGCAGCCAGCACGTCCCCTACCCACCCACCCTCAACATTGCTCCcttcccagcccacccccagGGAACCCACTCTGGGATCCGATCACACAGACGACCACCAGCAGCAGGAGGCTAAGGCCGATGGAGATCAGGATGAGGCTGGGTCCGGAGCAGAGACGCCGAAAGAGTGAGTGGGGAGGAGGCGGCCCTGCAAAAGGAGAGGGCATCAGGAGCCTGGGGCAGCTCTAGGGTCCTAGAAGGAGGGCAGTCTGAGCCTCCTCTAGCCGACTAGGAGGAACGTTATACATGAAGAAGTTTGGGCGGTGGGCGGCCCGGAGAAGCCAGCGGCAACCGGAGGTGGGGAAGGGCGCGAAGCTTTGACCCGCCGGAGCCCTACCCAGGCCCTGGGCCTTTGCTGACACCTGCTGGCCTGGCTGAGTCACTGCAGCCTCAGAACTCAGCCTGGAGGATGGACGGAGTTTGCGAGCTGGAGgagactgggggcggggggggggggggggggtggcgtcTTGCAGGTGGGGCAAGAGCAGTGGATTTCTTGGTCACCCCTCGAATCCCACTCCTCTTTGGCTGCGCACAGGGAAAGAGGCGGAGTAGCCAGACTTCAGGTCCCTCAAGTTGCTCCCACCCGGGAGCCCTGTCCCAGTGAGCTGGAATATGGGGGCTTCCCCTCCATTTTTGCCGGCAGTCCCTTCCCCCATCGAAGGTCGCTGCCCACTCCCATCCACCAAGAACTTCATCCTGGCTCAGCCGAAGCAACATCCCTGCTCGCAGGAGAAAGAAAGggggcttgcttttttttttttttttttttgcggtacgcgggcctctcactgttgtggcctctcccgttgcggagcacaggctccggacgcgcaggctcagcggctatggctcacgggcctagccgctccgcggcacgtgggatcttcccggaccggggcacgaacccgtgtcccctgcatcggcaggcggactctcaaccactgcgccaccagggaagcccggggcttGCTTTTTGATGTAAGAGAGCCTCATCCTCCCCCAATCAGAGATCCCTCAGAGCCGTCCCAGAAATCTTCCCCTTGACCAAACTGATCCCTGACacccatgcactcacacacactcacacagttGGCCAAGGCTCACAGGGTgttgaaagaggaaagaagaaggaggCCTAACTTCTTCCAGTTAGTCCCACGGCCCTGGGCGCCCCCGTCCCCAGGGTCCTGAGAAGTCGGTGACAAGGTGAGGGACAGGAGGGTCATGCAGAAGCCTGGGGGCAGCCGTCACCAAGAAAGGAAATCCAGCCCTACACCCTGCACCTCCCCTAAGAGGGGTGGCTCAGACGCTGTGTCCCTGTGAGTGGGGCAGACCCAGGGAGAGTCGGGGTTACAGAAAGAAGCAGGAGCTGAGTGGAGAGAGCGAGAGCCACCTAATGCTCGCCTTTCAGAAATGGGGGGAGGCCTCCCCTCACTTTTTCTGTGCTGGTGGTCATTCTCCTCGTTGTCCAGATGCTGAAGATCTTGATACTCCTTTGTCATGGTAGGGCTGGCTGGACCTGGGACCAGGTCAGGGCTGGGGTTAGGGCTGAGGCTACAGCTGAACAGAGTTGGGGTGTGTGGTCCAGTCCCTTTCTAGGTGATCAGCAGGAGACCTTTCTTCTTGCTCCCATTCCCTCCCAGGCCTGACACCCAAACTCTATCTTCTACAGTTTTCCCACTCCATCCCCAGCCCTCCTGACATGGGgcccctccatcccctcccccaccccaccccccagttaGTCACCCCCCACAGCCGTTCTTCCCCTTTTACTTGCTGAAGGTCTCAAGGTTGACTCCTGGGTCCCTCGATGCTGCACAGATCCCAGGCTAAGAGACGGGCTGAAGCCTGGAGGATTAGGTTGCGCAGACAGCCCTgggtggtgggagaggagggggcagggtcCATATGAGGGCCCTGAGCCCTGTGCGTCTGCCTGTCTGTGCGTCTGCGTGTCTATGTGTCCAAACACACCAAACCTGGCATCTCCAGTGCCTGGGACTTTGGACGTAAACAGAGGTAGAACTGGATTTGGAACTCTGGGGTGTGGGGCTGGGAGCGGGGGGATGGGttgcctcttcttttcttcccaggGGTGGGGAGTCTCCCCGGTCTGTCCCCATTCCTTGTATGCAGTCACCTCACTCATGGCACCGTTTGGGAGGGGGCCAGGCCAGGAGGGGCCAGGGTGGGGCCAGGGTGCAGTTTGCCgtttcccctctgcccctcccccctttcacTTCCTGCCTCTGAATTTCCCAGAATTGGTGGTGTCTCCAAATATCCCTGACCGGGATCAGAGGGGCCGATCTCTGCTCTTGCCCAATCCAGGCCTGTGACCCTGGCATCTGAGCCTGGGCCCGGCTTCACTGGGGCTCAGCCGCCAGACTCCCCAGCCTGCGGCTGAATGGCTTTGCTCTCCGGGGGGAGTAAAGTCCTCCCAGCTGCGTAGGGGGCGGTGCgggagaggcaggaggacagGCTTTTCCCACTCAGCCGGGATTGGTGCCAAAAAACCTCCAGTAATGCCTGTGTGCTTTTCCTTCATTACCTCCTCTCATTAGCCCCCCGAGCACATCCCTATTCGATtcgcagatgagaaaaccgagacCCTGAAATGGTAAGACCTTACCCAGAGTCACACTGCAAGGAACAGCAGAGGGAGGGCTGGGATGTGGGCAGCCGGACTCCAGGACCTGTGTGCTGCCCCCAGAACCAGGGTCCCGTCCCGTCACCATAGCTGGGCCCCGGGGTCCCAGAAATGCTAAAAGTGGTCCCTCACAGCCCCAGGGAGAGTTCAGGGAGTGTTGTGTTCAGAGGAGTGTCTGGATTGGAATTATGCTAAATTAGAAATTGGGCAATGTTAAAGACGTTAATAAGTCTCACTTTAGGACCAAATGTGAAGTCACGGGAATCCTAGGTTACAGTTATTTCAGTGAGAAAACTAGACCTGAATTAGGAGAGTTtacattacatgagatattcaggAACACGTCCCTTGCGTAAAATAAGAAGCCCTGGCTCCATCTCCTTTATCCGTGTCTTGAAAAGCCCCACGTTGTTTGCATGCACTGGGACTGTGGCCAGTAATTTTGGTGACTGTTGGGCTGTTAATTTGGCCTTCTCTGATATTATCGCTTACGATCCGGTTTATTCAGGCAAACAAACCTACGATGTTTCGGTCAGAATAACGGTCACCCTTACAGGAGTGGTGATTGGAAGGGAGCTTCTGGGCGATGGAAATGTTCTACTTCTTGAACTGGATGCCAGTGGCAAGGCTGTGTTCAGTTTGTAAAACTGCTGaaagctgtacacttaagatctgtgcattctTCTGTTTGCATCTTATACAGGAATAAGATGTTTCTGCAAGCTGGTTCTACCCTATAACCATATTCCCAATCCCATTGCTTAGGGAGCAGTACTTGGACCAGTGCCGAAAAATACGCCAAAGCCAACAAGTTTAGGGTGAGAGTCAGAGGTGATAAAACACTGTGAAGAAAGCCAGACAAACACCACGATACACCGGGTGGCTGACTTACAAGCCACCTGTACGATACCAGAGATAATCCTGAGAAACTAAAAAgtagctaaaaacaaaacaacacatgGCGGTAGATATATGCACCCTGAGAACTCTTTCCATTTATCCCTTTAAGAATATATaccttgggatttccctggcggtccagtggttaggactccgcacttccacagcaggggtcctgggttcgatccctggtcagggaacccacaagctgcgcagcgaggccaaaaaacaaaaaagaatgtatacctTGAATTATGCAAGGTCTTCAGGGACACAGCCTCgcgtattcattttctattgcagAGTAACAATGCAACCCAAACCTAGTGGCTTGAAATGACACCGATTTATTAGCTCATAGCTCCGTAG is a window encoding:
- the LOC101276422 gene encoding asialoglycoprotein receptor 1; this encodes MTKEYQDLQHLDNEENDHQHRKRPPPPHSLFRRLCSGPSLILISIGLSLLLLVVVCVIGSQNSKLQEELRALRETFSNLTVSTEAKVKALSVQGGNVGRKMKSLESQLEKQQQDLSEDHSSLLLHVKQFVSDLRSLSCQMAVLQGNGSERTCCPVNWVDFEGKCYWFSRSGKPWPEAEKYCQLEDAHLVVVGSWEEQKFIQHHMGPVNTWMGLTDQNGPWKWVDGTDYESGFKNWRPEQPDDWYGHGLGGGEDCAHFTDDGRWNDDVCQRPYRWVCETQRDRDSEN